A genomic stretch from Pomacea canaliculata isolate SZHN2017 linkage group LG2, ASM307304v1, whole genome shotgun sequence includes:
- the LOC112557929 gene encoding perlucin-like, with protein sequence MYRLMSFALLVSVVYGQCPNGYLHHGESCYAIPATPATWSQAAMYCTVLGADLAVIESSAEQVYIEGFLQRMAGAFPSDKDFWIGGGDFLEHGTWIWVKTQEEINPEASFWATGQPASATQHQACLRLSETTGYRWEAGSCDSPEYFICEKPYVIPESGVPVGK encoded by the exons ATGTATCGTCTGATGTCTTTTGCGCTTCTGGTTTCTGTGG tGTATGGTCAGTGTCCGAATGGCTACCTGCACCACGGGGAGTCGTGCTACGCCATCCCTGCCACACCAGCCACGTGGAGCCAGGCTGCA ATGTACTGCACGGTCCTTGGCGCTGACCTGGCTGTCATCGAGTCGTCAGCAGAGCAGGTGTACATCGAGGGATTTCTACAGCGCATGGCCG GAGCTTTCCCGAGCGATAAAGATTTCTGGATAGGCGGCGGCGACTTCTTGGAGCATGGAACATGGATCTGGGTCAAGACGCAGGAGGAAATCAACCCCGAGGCGTCGTTCTGGGCCACAGGTCAGCCGGCCAGCGCCACCCAGCACCAGGCGTGTCTGCGACTGTCCGAGACCACCGGCTACCGATGGGAGGCCGGCAGCTGCGACTCACCGGAATATTTCATCTGCGAGAAGCC GTATGTCATCCCAGAGAGCGGGGTTCCTGTTGGCAAGTGA
- the LOC112557914 gene encoding LOW QUALITY PROTEIN: selenoprotein O-like (The sequence of the model RefSeq protein was modified relative to this genomic sequence to represent the inferred CDS: deleted 1 base in 1 codon) produces the protein MYKKARILITCAVVDLHSHCRGRFSHAAITSSPSVRKSSQNLPSNGFLHFPKMATLETLNFDNKALRDLPVDPNEEIRVRQVSGACFSKVQPTPVKNPELVACSLPALQLLDVVPSETERSDIAEYFSGNKLLPGSQPAAHCYCGHQFGVFAGQLGDGAAMYLGEIVNKAGQRWEIQLKGAGFTPFSRTADGRKVLRSTIREFLCSEAMHHLGIPTTRAGSCVTSDSVVIRDIFYDGHPKEERCSVVLRIAETFLRFGSFEIFKPVDEETGRQGPSVGRTDILKQLLNYTVSTFYPQIWQRHQNIDDKQEMYIEMFQEVLRRTARLAAEWQCVGFCHGVLNTDNMSIVGVTIDYGPFGFMDRYDPDFICNASDDGGRYSYKNQPEICKWNCLKLAEAIQDCVPLSRTKPELEIFDEEFKRHYINKMRRKLGLLRKELPEDIKLVEELLMTMKETGADFTNSFRCLSHLPLPGTTSFKERQEEVLTYLLTQCSTVEELKKSFRPRMDPKQLQTLFVLMQTNPSLLAVLGRGFGALQAELERIEKLGELEGVTQEVKKSEDEQKWKEWLEKYTARLLMETDGLCETPLESAVEERVKVMNANNPRIVLRNYITQSAIDAAERGDFMEVRRVLKMLENPYTPLDQSPHVLMSPAGAGADSLAVGAEAAASDCKGAEGSTGHSGHASRVLATYDCKPPDWSLDLRVT, from the exons aTGTACAAGAAAGCTCGAATCTTGATTACATGTGCAGTAGTGGATTTGCATAGTCATTGTCGAGGTCGCTTCTCGCATGCTGCTATCACCTCAAGTCCCTCGGTTAGGAAGAGTTCGCAGAATTTGCCTTCCAATGGTTTTCTTCACTTTCCGAAAATGGCAACCTTAGAAACGCTGAATTTCGACAACAAGGCACTCAGAGACCTACCTGTTGATCCTAACGAAGAAATTCGCGTTCGACAAGTTTCAGGAGCATGTTTTTCAAAG GTGCAACCAACCCCAGTGAAGAACCCAGAACTGGTAGCATGTTCCCTGCCAGCACTTCAGCTGCTTGATGTTGTCCCTTCAGAGACTGAACGGAGTGACATTGCTGAATACTTCTCTGGAAATAAGCTGTTACCAGGCAGTCAGCCAGCTGCTCACTGTTACTGTGGTCACCAGTTTGGTGTCTTTGCTGGACAGCTGGGAGATGGGGCAGCAAT gtATCTTGGTGAAATTGTCAACAAAGCAGGGCAACGTTGGGAAATTCAGTTAAAAGGAGCTGGCTTTACTCCCTTCTCTCGTACAGCAGATGGTCGCAAAGTTTTACGGAGCACTATTCGGGAATTTCTTTGCAGTGAG GCAATGCATCATCTTGGAATTCCTACAACCAGAGCAGGCTCATGTGTGACCTCAGACTCTGTGGTCATCAGAGACATTTTTTATGATGGGCACCCTAAAGAAGAGCGCTGTTCTGTTGTACTCAGAATAGCAGAGACTTTCCTTAG GTTTGGCTCTTTTGAGATCTTTAAGCCTGTAGATGAAGAGACTGGAAGGCAAGGTCCCAGTGTTGGGCGCACTGACATTTTGAAACAGCTGCTTAACTATACTGTTTCTACATTCTATCCACAG ATATGGCAACGACATCAGAACATCGATGACAAGCAAGAAATGTACATTGAAATGTTTCAAGAAGTGTTGAGGCGAACTGCTCGTCTGGCTGCCGAATGGCAGTGTGTTGGATTTTGTCATGG CGTGCTGAACACAGACAATATGAGTATTGTAGGGGTTACCATTGACTATGGACCATTTGGCTTCATGGACAGATATGATCCTGATTTTATCTGCAATGCATCAG ATGATGGCGGTCGCTACTCATATAAGAACCAGCCGGAAATATGTAAGTGGAATTGTTTGAAACTTGCGGAGGCCATTCAGGATTGTGTACCCTTGTCGCGCACAAAGCCTGAGCTGGAAATCTTTGATGAGGAGTTTAAGAGA CACTATATCAACAAGATGAGACGGAAG ttggGTCTTTTGAGAAAGGAGCTACCAGAAGACAT AAAACTTGTGGAAGAACTCCTAATGACTATGAAAGAGACAGGCGCTGACTTCACAAATAGCTTTCGCTGCCTTAGTCATCTGCCTTTGCCAGGAACCACTTCATTTAAGGAACGTCAGGAGGAAGTGCTCACCTATCTGCTGACTCAGTGCAGCACTGTGGAAGAACTGAAAAAGTCCTTCAGACCCAGGATGGATCCCAA GCAGCTACAGACTTTGTTTGTCCTCATGCAGACCAATCCATCCCTACTGGCAGTCCTTGGCCGAGGCTTTGGCGCCCTACAGGCAGAACTGGAACGCATAGAAAAACTGGGGGAACTAGAG gGTGTGACGCAAGAGGTCAAGAAGAGCGAGGACGAGCAGAAGTGGAAAGAATGGTTAGAAAAATATACCGCCAGGCTTCTAATGGAGACAGATGGGCTCTGTGAGACACCGTTGGAATCTGCTGTTGAAGAGCGGGTCAAAGTCATGAACGCCAACAATCCCAG AATCGTGTTGAGAAATTACATCACTCAAAGCGCCATCGACGCCGCAGAAAGGGGAGACTTCATGGAAGTGAGGCGAGTGCTAAAAATGCTGGAAAATCCCTACACGCCGCTTGATCAAAGCCCCCATGTTTTGATGTCACCGGCAGGGGCCGGCGCCGACTCGCTGGCTGTAGGAGCAG AAGCGGCCGCATCTGACTGTAAAGGAGCAGAGGGCAGCACGGGTCACAGCGGTCACGCCAGTCGCGTGTTGGCGACGTATGACTGCAAACCTCCTGATTGGTCACTAGACTTgcgggtcacgtga
- the LOC112557932 gene encoding uncharacterized protein LOC112557932 — protein MAVRAMAVLAVLLGLMMPSATSGCSCPSCNYGDPVQNCECCVFRQFGKRGTAVRVLASPSFPAQNPGLDISSSNIVLPADLEVNFGQGLRRQRIDDDIEAAGVRSVIDYRALSTAPRRLDNDLSPASAAANRKDHLIKFLDILQMNPDKEDLDSF, from the exons ATGGCTGTGAGGGCAATGG CCGTCCTCGCTGTCTTGCTGGGGTTAATGATGCCGTCTGCAACGTCCGGCTGCTCGTGTCCGTCCTGTAACTATGGGGATCCTGTCCAGAATTGCGAGTGCTGCGTCTTCAGACAGTTTGGCAAGCGGGGGACGGCTGTCAGGGTGCTGGCATCCCCCTCGTTCCCTGCGCAGAACCCTGGTCTGGACATCTCGTCATCAAACATTGTGCTGCCCGCTGACCTCGAGGTCAACTTTGGACAAGGCCTCCGACGACAGCGCATCGACGACGACATCGAAGCTGCTGGCGTGCGTTCAGTGATCGACTACAGAGCATTGTCGACAGCCCCACGAAGACTGGACAACGACCTCtcaccagcatcagcagcagctaaCAGAAAGGACCATCTGATCAAGTTTCTGGACATTCTACAGATGAACCCAGACAAAGAGGATCTCGACTCTTTCTAA
- the LOC112557930 gene encoding perlucin-like, whose amino-acid sequence MKTVLAIFISLLSAATAQCPSGYIHHDQSCYVIPMAEGSWADGMTLCRQLGGQLAVIDTAAEQTFVEGLLKRYGAGYPNDADFWVGGGDFLVDGDWRWIMKNQAIDPHVSYWAPGEPDNGGGPQGCLRISAALNYKWESGDCDSVEYAVCEQPVRSEVGVGK is encoded by the exons ATGAAAACAGTATTGGCCATCTTCATCTCCCTTCTGTCCGCAG CAACTGCCCAGTGTCCCAGCGGCTACATTCACCATGACCAGTCGTGCTACGTCATCCCGATGGCAGAGGGGTCATGGGCTGATGGCATG ACGTTGTGTCGGCAGCTGGGAGGACAGCTGGCGGTCATAGACACGGCGGCGGAGCAGACGTTTGTGGAGGGCTTATTGAAGCGCTATGGAG CCGGATACCCTAATGATGCCGACTTCTGGGTGGGTGGCGGTGATTTCCTGGTTGACGGTGACTGGCGGTGGATCATGAAGAACCAGGCCATCGATCCCCACGTGTCCTACTGGGCCCCAGGGGAGCCTGACAACGGAGGGGGACCACAGGGTTGTCTCCGCATTTCCGCCGCCCTCAACTACAAGTGGGAGTCTGGCGACTGTGACTCCGTGGAATATGCTGTGTGTGAACAACC GGTACGAAGCGAAGTGGGAGTTGGTAAATAA